Below is a window of Desmonostoc muscorum LEGE 12446 DNA.
AACCTGGGCAGAAATCTCACCACAGGATACTGTACTGGATGTTGCTTGCGGAACAGGCGAGTTGGAACGGTTGCTGTTAACTGAACATCCAACCCTAAAAATTGTCGGAGTAGATATTTCCGAGGAGATGTTAGCAATTGCTCAGGAGAAATGTAGCGTTTATCCGCAAGTTTTATTTCATACTGCTAGTGCATCAGCATTGCCCTTTGCTGATGATAGTTTTGATGTGATTGTATCTGCCAGTTCATTCCATTACTTTAGCGATCCATTGGCAGCATTAATAGAGATGAAACGCGTACTTAAGCCTAATGGCAAAATTGTCATTCTCGATTGGTGTAAAGATTATTTATTTTGCCAAATTT
It encodes the following:
- a CDS encoding class I SAM-dependent methyltransferase, whose product is MIETTVRKQYDHLASVYDRRWKNYISNTLSFLKTWAEISPQDTVLDVACGTGELERLLLTEHPTLKIVGVDISEEMLAIAQEKCSVYPQVLFHTASASALPFADDSFDVIVSASSFHYFSDPLAALIEMKRVLKPNGKIVILDWCKDYLFCQILDIILKIFDPAHQQCYTQDEFHRLLTCANFVVSRATKVRFGVFWGLMVATGGKAGGAGGQERQGR